From Coccinella septempunctata chromosome 4, icCocSept1.1, whole genome shotgun sequence, a single genomic window includes:
- the LOC123311569 gene encoding carbonic anhydrase 15-like, whose product MESPIDLYDDIIQHEEIEPLVIEDINKQIYAEIINTGEGITISVSSQNSPVIRGGGLPYPEYVVSQIIFRWDSEHTINKEKFAMEIQTLTIAKECRNFETALTKGGVAIFSTLYSLSRLENQGLNELLPIIPFISDEIGRVVPYDVMRLSHFFPENWNDFYRYNGSLTFPPFSTGVIWTIFKEKQPVTRPQMGLLCDIQDEDGNLIVWNNSASRNVKTVFYSSGKVKRKCQCPPGHRKHKMQVDGDEDKDKYDVEEIIKSQVYEVLQETPRKDGILKEETADLNDTIAKDTNVREDTNKDDKKKFEKVRIEGKEESLVREVDKTTQTEGEWESISLAARSYDLDPYHNAGHANKKISTSVSFKLSPTSGSGESGEHTNNE is encoded by the coding sequence ATGGAATCACCAATTGATCTCTACGATGATATAATACAACATGAAGAAATAGAGCCATTAGTAATCGAAGATATCAATAAACAAATTTACGCAGAAATAATCAACACTGGCGAAGGCATTACCATCTCAGTATCTTCTCAAAATAGTCCAGTAATAAGGGGTGGAGGACTGCCATACCCCGAATACGTGGTGTCCCAAATAATATTCCGTTGGGATTCCGAACACACGATCAACAAGGAAAAGTTCGCTATGGAAATTCAGACTTTGACCATCGCGAAGGAATGCAGGAACTTCGAAACCGCTTTGACCAAGGGTGGTGTTGCCATTTTCTCCACCTTATACAGCTTATCCCGCTTGGAGAACCAAGGTTTGAATGAGCTCTTACCAATAATTCCTTTCATAAGTGATGAGATCGGTAGGGTAGTTCCGTATGACGTCATGAGGTTGAGTCATTTTTTTCCTGAGAATTGGAACGACTTTTACAGATACAACGGCTCACTGACGTTTCCCCCATTCTCGACTGGGGTAATATGGactattttcaaagaaaaacaaCCAGTGACAAGACCACAGATGGGACTCTTATGTGATATCCAAGATGAAGACGGTAACCTCATTGTTTGGAACAATTCTGCATCTAGAAACGTTAAAACCGTATTTTATTCTTCTGGTAAGGTGAAAAGGAAATGCCAGTGTCCTCCTGGACATCGAAAGCACAAAATGCAGGTTGATGGTGATGAGGATAAGGATAAATATGATGTTGAGGAAATCATAAAATCGCAAGTTTATGAGGTATTACAAGAGACGCCTAGAAAAGATGGGATACTCAAGGAAGAAACTGCTGATTTGAATGACACCATTGCGAAAGATACGAATGTTCGGGAGGATACAAATAAAGACGATaagaaaaaatttgagaaagtCAGAATTGAAGGAAAAGAGGAATCTCTCGTACGTGAAGTGGACAAAACGACTCAAACTGAGGGAGAATGGGAATCCATATCACTGGCGGCGAGAAGTTATGACTTGGACCCATATCACAATGCTGGTCATGCTAATAAGAAGATATCAACAAGCGTTTCTTTCAAATTATCCCCAACTTCTGGTAGTGGAGAAAGTGGGGAACATACAAACAATGAATAG